One segment of Arthrobacter sp. MMS18-M83 DNA contains the following:
- the glpX gene encoding class II fructose-bisphosphatase, with product MSQTYSTISPALAVGTDEPDRNLALELVRVTEAAAIAGGHWVGFGDKNKADGAAVDAMRSFLHTVHFNGVVVIGEGEKDEAPMLFNGEHVGDGTGPECDVAVDPIDGTRLTALGINNALAVLAVAERGTMFDPSAVFYMEKLVTGPEAADMVDLRLPVKQNLHLIAKAKGVKVNQLNVMILDRDRHRPLVEEIREAGARTKFIMDGDVAGAIAAARSGTGVDALMGIGGTPEGIVAACAIKSLGGVIQGRLWPTSDDEKQKAIDAGHDLERVLSTNDLVTSDNCYFAATGITDGDLLRGVRYSKDKVLTQSIVMRSKSGTIRFVDGEHQASKWEGYARK from the coding sequence ATGTCCCAGACGTATTCCACGATTTCGCCCGCGCTCGCCGTCGGAACCGATGAGCCGGACCGCAACCTGGCCCTCGAACTTGTCCGCGTCACCGAGGCCGCGGCCATCGCCGGCGGTCACTGGGTTGGTTTCGGCGACAAGAACAAGGCCGACGGCGCCGCGGTTGACGCCATGCGCTCGTTCCTCCACACCGTCCATTTCAACGGCGTCGTTGTCATTGGCGAGGGTGAGAAGGACGAAGCCCCCATGCTGTTCAACGGCGAGCACGTCGGGGACGGTACCGGGCCGGAGTGCGACGTCGCCGTCGACCCCATCGATGGAACCCGCCTGACTGCCCTGGGCATCAACAACGCCCTCGCCGTGCTGGCAGTGGCCGAACGCGGCACCATGTTCGATCCCTCCGCTGTGTTCTACATGGAGAAGCTCGTCACGGGTCCCGAAGCAGCTGACATGGTGGACCTGCGTCTGCCGGTGAAACAGAACCTGCACTTGATCGCCAAGGCCAAGGGCGTCAAGGTCAACCAGCTCAACGTCATGATCCTGGACCGCGACCGCCACCGCCCGCTGGTGGAGGAAATCCGCGAAGCCGGCGCCCGCACCAAGTTCATCATGGACGGCGACGTCGCAGGCGCCATTGCCGCCGCACGTTCCGGCACCGGCGTCGACGCCCTGATGGGCATCGGTGGCACCCCGGAAGGCATCGTTGCCGCTTGCGCCATCAAGTCCCTCGGCGGTGTCATCCAGGGCCGACTCTGGCCCACCAGCGACGACGAGAAGCAAAAGGCCATCGACGCCGGCCACGACCTCGAGCGTGTGCTCTCCACCAACGACCTCGTGACGAGCGACAACTGCTACTTCGCAGCTACGGGCATCACCGACGGCGATCTCCTCAGGGGCGTGCGCTACTCCAAGGACAAGGTCCTGACCCAGTCCATCGTGATGCGCTCCAAGTCCGGCACCATCCGCTTCGTCGACGGCGAGCACCAGGCCAGCAAGTGGGAAGGCTACGCCCGCAAGTAG
- a CDS encoding DUF4245 domain-containing protein, with product MSDTQDKAIAAVPSDNGGTNPAGTDDASQPIVKPVIPAKAAKRANASVIGMLIALLLCVVAFLPIVLMNPAPKSNGYRPNVNVAATAANAKDVAGFTPVAPDTGDTFSPNYARWVSGTGNGVPTWEVGYLTPKQAFIGIVQTRKANPTWTFQQTGSAPFTGTRNAGGHDWELHDTGKGNRSMVLNYRGTTIILSGSAGLDEFSALATAVVKAVDAAPAASPDATMKPGETVSQPATSKP from the coding sequence GTGAGTGATACGCAGGACAAAGCAATTGCCGCCGTCCCTTCGGACAACGGGGGCACCAACCCAGCCGGCACCGACGACGCCAGCCAACCGATTGTCAAGCCCGTCATCCCGGCGAAAGCAGCCAAACGCGCCAACGCTTCGGTGATCGGCATGCTCATCGCGTTGCTACTCTGCGTGGTGGCATTCCTGCCGATCGTGCTCATGAACCCGGCTCCGAAGAGCAACGGCTACCGGCCCAACGTCAATGTGGCAGCAACCGCCGCCAACGCCAAAGATGTGGCGGGTTTCACACCCGTCGCGCCCGATACCGGCGACACATTTAGTCCAAACTACGCCCGTTGGGTATCCGGGACGGGCAACGGCGTGCCCACTTGGGAGGTCGGGTACCTCACTCCCAAGCAAGCGTTCATCGGAATTGTCCAGACCCGCAAGGCCAATCCCACGTGGACATTCCAGCAGACCGGCAGCGCCCCGTTCACTGGCACGCGTAACGCAGGCGGCCACGACTGGGAGCTCCATGACACGGGCAAGGGTAACCGCAGCATGGTCCTGAACTACCGCGGCACCACGATCATCCTGAGTGGCAGCGCAGGACTGGACGAGTTCTCCGCCCTAGCCACGGCCGTGGTGAAGGCAGTGGACGCAGCTCCGGCAGCTTCCCCGGACGCAACCATGAAGCCTGGCGAAACAGTTTCACAACCTGCAACCTCCAAGCCGTAA
- a CDS encoding carbonic anhydrase — protein sequence MATYLTPALAWRRLREGNERFVAGESMHPNQDASRRNSLVEDQHPFAVIFGCSDSRLAAEIIFDLGLGDAFVVRTAGQVIDDAVLGSLEYSISELHVPLIVILGHDSCGAVKATKNAVETGEMPVGFIRSLVERITPSVLTAMRNEQTDVNDMVVEHVKQTARRLADSSRVISAAIDDGRAAVVGLSYKLDEGRAALVSGIGKL from the coding sequence GTGGCCACCTACCTGACTCCTGCACTTGCCTGGCGCCGTTTGCGCGAAGGAAATGAACGTTTTGTCGCCGGCGAGTCCATGCACCCCAACCAGGACGCCTCGCGCCGGAACTCCCTTGTTGAAGACCAGCATCCCTTCGCCGTGATTTTCGGCTGCTCGGATTCCCGCCTCGCCGCTGAGATCATTTTCGACCTCGGACTTGGCGATGCCTTCGTGGTCCGCACCGCCGGTCAGGTGATCGACGACGCCGTCCTTGGTTCGCTTGAATACAGCATTTCCGAACTTCACGTCCCCCTCATCGTGATCCTTGGCCACGACAGCTGTGGAGCAGTGAAGGCAACCAAGAACGCCGTGGAGACGGGCGAGATGCCGGTCGGGTTCATCCGCTCGCTGGTGGAGCGCATCACGCCGTCCGTCCTGACCGCAATGCGCAACGAGCAGACAGACGTCAACGACATGGTGGTGGAGCACGTCAAGCAAACGGCCCGTCGGTTGGCGGACAGTTCCCGTGTGATTTCCGCCGCGATAGACGACGGCCGCGCCGCCGTCGTCGGGCTTTCCTACAAACTGGACGAAGGCCGCGCGGCGCTGGTTTCCGGCATCGGTAAGCTTTAG
- a CDS encoding class II fumarate hydratase, whose protein sequence is MTSTQESNTAEFRIEHDTMGEVRVPVNALYRAQTQRAVENFPISGKTLERAHIEALARVKKAAALANAELGVLDGELAGAIANAADEVAAGKYDGDFPIDVFQTGSGTSSNMNTNEVIAELATRALASAGSDKVVHPNDHVNASQSSNDVFPTSVHVAATSALINDLIPALEYLAASLDRKAVEFKDVVKSGRTHLMDATPVTLGQEFGGYAAQVRYGIERINAALPRVAEVPLGGTAVGTGINTPEGFPERVIELLAADTGLPLTEARDHFEAQANRDGLIEGSSQLRNIAISFMKINNDLRWMGSGPNTGLGEISIPDLQPGSSIMPGKVNPVICEASIMVCAQVIGNDTAIAWSGTNGAFELNVGIPVMAANLLESIRLLANTSRVMADKMIDGITANVERARFLAEASPSIVTPLNKFIGYEAAAKIAKKAVAEGLTIREAVVSLGYLERGELTEEQLDKALDVTTMTRPAHKA, encoded by the coding sequence ATGACTTCCACTCAAGAATCCAACACGGCCGAGTTCCGTATTGAACATGACACGATGGGCGAAGTTCGCGTTCCGGTGAATGCCTTGTACCGCGCCCAGACGCAACGCGCCGTGGAGAACTTCCCGATCTCCGGCAAGACGCTTGAGCGCGCACACATCGAGGCCCTGGCCCGCGTCAAGAAGGCCGCGGCCCTTGCGAACGCTGAGCTGGGAGTGCTCGATGGGGAGCTCGCCGGGGCGATTGCCAACGCTGCCGATGAGGTTGCCGCCGGAAAGTACGACGGCGACTTCCCCATCGACGTCTTCCAGACCGGTTCGGGCACGTCGTCCAACATGAACACCAACGAGGTCATCGCGGAACTGGCAACGCGCGCCCTCGCCTCCGCCGGAAGTGACAAAGTTGTCCACCCGAACGACCACGTCAACGCCTCCCAGTCCTCCAACGACGTCTTCCCGACGTCCGTCCACGTCGCCGCGACATCGGCGCTGATCAACGATTTGATCCCGGCCCTCGAATACCTGGCTGCTTCCCTGGACCGCAAGGCCGTGGAGTTCAAGGACGTCGTCAAGTCCGGCCGTACGCACCTCATGGATGCCACCCCCGTCACCTTGGGCCAGGAGTTCGGTGGCTACGCCGCGCAGGTCCGTTACGGCATCGAGCGCATCAACGCCGCCCTCCCCCGCGTTGCCGAGGTCCCCTTGGGCGGGACCGCCGTCGGCACCGGCATCAACACACCGGAAGGCTTCCCGGAGCGCGTCATCGAGCTCCTCGCCGCCGACACCGGCCTGCCGCTCACCGAAGCCCGTGACCACTTCGAGGCACAAGCCAACCGCGACGGCCTCATCGAAGGCTCCAGCCAGCTGCGGAACATCGCGATCTCCTTCATGAAGATCAACAACGACCTCCGCTGGATGGGCTCCGGCCCCAACACGGGACTCGGTGAAATCTCCATCCCGGACCTCCAGCCGGGCTCGTCGATCATGCCCGGCAAGGTCAACCCGGTCATCTGCGAAGCCTCGATCATGGTCTGCGCGCAGGTCATCGGCAACGACACCGCTATCGCTTGGTCCGGCACCAACGGCGCGTTCGAGCTCAACGTCGGCATCCCAGTGATGGCCGCCAACCTGCTCGAATCCATCCGTTTGCTGGCCAACACCAGCCGAGTGATGGCCGACAAGATGATCGACGGCATCACCGCCAACGTTGAGCGCGCCCGCTTCCTGGCAGAGGCGTCTCCGTCCATCGTGACCCCGCTGAACAAGTTCATCGGTTACGAAGCAGCGGCAAAGATCGCCAAGAAGGCTGTTGCCGAAGGCCTCACCATCCGTGAAGCCGTGGTCTCCCTCGGCTACCTTGAGCGTGGCGAACTGACCGAGGAGCAGCTGGACAAGGCTCTCGACGTCACCACCATGACCCGGCCGGCCCACAAGGCCTAG
- a CDS encoding TetR/AcrR family transcriptional regulator: MENSATIDGGLRERKRAQTRAAITAVARSLTAQRGLNGFTVEEACEQAGISRRTFFNYFHTKEDAVIGSFSDELPGVALEAFSRNPAPSAGSISNSLLSALRQFTLAVLERSTVSPSEIRQLIAAVTAEPQLLGRLTREGEVRERQFAELIAAREGLTADHPEIIMAAAVFGAVTKKTSQQFFSEENSRPYRELLDQNLNAARALFAQPLDTNPVEPQKDQS; encoded by the coding sequence GTGGAAAATAGTGCAACTATCGACGGCGGCTTACGGGAGCGCAAGCGCGCTCAGACCCGCGCGGCGATCACCGCCGTCGCACGGTCCCTGACGGCCCAGCGCGGCCTCAACGGTTTCACCGTCGAGGAGGCGTGCGAACAGGCCGGGATATCGCGGAGGACGTTCTTCAACTACTTCCATACCAAGGAAGATGCGGTGATCGGCTCGTTCTCCGACGAACTTCCCGGAGTGGCGCTGGAGGCCTTCAGCCGCAACCCGGCCCCCTCGGCCGGTTCCATCTCCAACTCGTTGCTGTCCGCCCTGCGCCAGTTCACCCTGGCAGTCCTTGAGCGGTCCACAGTCAGCCCGTCCGAGATCCGGCAGCTCATCGCTGCCGTCACCGCCGAGCCCCAGCTCCTGGGCCGGTTGACGCGTGAAGGGGAAGTCCGCGAGCGCCAGTTCGCCGAACTCATCGCCGCACGCGAAGGCCTCACCGCAGACCACCCCGAGATCATCATGGCCGCCGCGGTCTTCGGCGCGGTCACCAAGAAGACAAGCCAACAGTTCTTTTCCGAAGAGAACTCCCGGCCCTACCGCGAATTGTTGGATCAGAACCTCAACGCGGCACGAGCGCTCTTCGCCCAGCCGCTGGACACCAACCCCGTCGAACCCCAAAAGGACCAATCGTGA
- a CDS encoding MDR family MFS transporter encodes MSTTLKTKAATPLLLTQRRIWIIFSSLIAGMLLSSLDQTIVSTAMPTIVGKLGGVENQAWITTAYLLATTIVMPIYGKFGDILGRRNLFLIAIGLFTAASIGCAFATDFWGFVIFRAIQGLGGGGLMILSQAIIADIVPAKERGKYMGPLGAIFGLSAVAGPLLGGFFVDHLTWEWAFYINIPVGIAAFAIAWFTLTLPNKKAEKRIDILGVLLLSAATACLIFFTDFGGKKDQGWDSPLTWAFGAGMVLAAFLFVLVERKAEDPIIPLSLFKNRIFINATAIGFTLGLGMFAAIAFVPTFLQMSSGTSAAVSGLLMLPMMVGLMGTSIYSGIRISKTGKYKMFPILGASLTIVAMLWLTTLTAATPIWVICIQLFIFGAGLGLIMQVIVLVVQNAVPAEQIGTATSTNNYFREVGASLGVAVFGSIFTTRLAESLTKAFTGAGASAAQAAQSTSKLDPQTLAQLPVQVKDAIVNAYADSLAPVFWYLIPFIAVALLLAITLKQIPLSDTAGMVARGEAVGGEEAERLEAERLGASAEGTVDGNVEPESGPVGDNDGELARR; translated from the coding sequence GTGAGTACCACTCTCAAGACCAAAGCGGCTACACCGCTGCTCTTGACCCAGAGAAGGATCTGGATCATTTTCTCGTCGCTCATCGCGGGAATGCTGCTCTCCAGCCTGGACCAGACCATCGTGTCCACGGCCATGCCCACCATCGTCGGCAAACTCGGCGGCGTGGAGAACCAGGCCTGGATCACCACCGCCTATCTGCTGGCCACCACCATCGTCATGCCGATCTATGGCAAGTTCGGTGACATCCTGGGCCGGCGCAATCTCTTCCTGATCGCCATCGGTTTGTTCACGGCTGCTTCGATCGGTTGTGCCTTCGCCACCGATTTTTGGGGCTTCGTGATCTTCCGCGCCATCCAGGGCCTGGGCGGCGGCGGCCTCATGATCCTGTCCCAGGCCATCATCGCCGACATCGTGCCGGCCAAGGAACGCGGCAAGTACATGGGTCCCTTGGGCGCCATCTTCGGCCTCTCCGCCGTTGCAGGCCCGCTCCTGGGCGGTTTCTTCGTGGACCACTTGACGTGGGAGTGGGCCTTCTACATCAACATCCCGGTCGGTATCGCGGCGTTTGCCATCGCCTGGTTCACGCTCACCCTGCCGAACAAGAAGGCCGAAAAGCGCATCGATATCCTGGGCGTGCTGCTGCTTTCCGCAGCGACCGCCTGCCTGATCTTCTTCACTGACTTCGGCGGCAAGAAGGACCAGGGCTGGGATTCGCCGCTCACCTGGGCTTTCGGCGCCGGTATGGTGCTCGCCGCGTTCCTCTTCGTTCTCGTGGAGCGCAAGGCCGAGGACCCCATCATTCCGCTGAGCCTGTTCAAGAACCGGATCTTCATCAACGCAACGGCCATCGGCTTCACCCTGGGCCTGGGCATGTTCGCCGCCATCGCCTTCGTGCCGACGTTCCTGCAAATGTCCTCCGGCACTTCAGCCGCCGTCTCCGGCCTGCTTATGCTGCCGATGATGGTGGGACTCATGGGTACTTCGATTTATTCCGGCATCCGCATCTCCAAGACCGGCAAGTACAAGATGTTCCCGATCCTAGGAGCGAGCCTCACGATCGTTGCCATGCTGTGGCTCACCACGCTCACCGCGGCGACTCCGATCTGGGTCATCTGCATCCAGTTGTTCATCTTCGGGGCTGGCCTGGGCTTGATCATGCAGGTCATTGTCCTGGTGGTGCAGAACGCGGTTCCAGCGGAACAGATCGGCACGGCCACGAGCACCAACAACTACTTCCGCGAAGTCGGAGCTTCGTTGGGCGTCGCTGTCTTCGGCTCGATCTTCACCACCCGGCTGGCTGAATCCCTCACCAAAGCCTTCACAGGCGCAGGCGCTTCCGCTGCACAAGCTGCACAGTCCACCAGCAAGCTTGATCCGCAGACCTTGGCCCAACTGCCGGTCCAGGTCAAGGACGCTATCGTCAACGCCTATGCCGATTCGCTGGCACCGGTGTTCTGGTACCTGATCCCGTTCATCGCCGTCGCGCTCCTGCTCGCCATCACCCTCAAGCAGATCCCGCTCTCCGATACTGCCGGCATGGTGGCCCGGGGCGAGGCTGTTGGGGGCGAGGAGGCGGAACGCCTCGAAGCCGAACGGCTCGGAGCGTCCGCCGAGGGGACCGTTGACGGTAACGTTGAGCCGGAGTCCGGCCCGGTCGGCGACAACGACGGCGAGCTCGCCCGGCGCTGA
- a CDS encoding NUDIX hydrolase gives MAVPEFILQIREKIGNDPLWLPGVRGVVLDDENRVLLCQRADNGRWTLITGMLEPGEHPAPGLIREIFEETAVVAETERILAVGVIGPVTYPNGDVCDFLDIAFKCRYVSGEARVNDDESIAVGWFALDELPDISAGHRETIRLALEPGTAVAYQRD, from the coding sequence GTGGCGGTTCCGGAATTCATCCTCCAAATCCGCGAGAAGATCGGCAATGATCCCCTGTGGCTGCCTGGCGTGCGGGGCGTGGTTTTGGACGACGAGAACCGGGTCCTTCTGTGCCAGCGGGCCGACAACGGCCGTTGGACCTTGATTACGGGGATGCTGGAACCAGGTGAGCACCCGGCGCCGGGATTGATCCGGGAGATCTTCGAAGAGACTGCCGTGGTGGCCGAAACCGAGCGCATCCTGGCGGTGGGCGTGATCGGCCCGGTCACGTATCCCAACGGGGACGTCTGCGACTTCCTGGATATTGCCTTCAAATGCCGCTACGTCTCCGGCGAGGCCCGCGTCAACGACGACGAATCGATCGCCGTCGGCTGGTTTGCCTTGGACGAGTTGCCTGACATCAGTGCTGGCCACCGCGAAACCATCAGGCTCGCGCTGGAACCGGGCACCGCCGTCGCGTATCAGCGCGACTGA
- a CDS encoding prepilin peptidase produces the protein MIRRLGELWGTSFPAFWLLLAACVYFAIMAARLTVIDVRHHLLPNRIVFPSYAIAGVLLLGAAIAVAVGGAAGTLSGGQAGNVPDGGASFLGVPALGIVAGGVVLWLFYFILRLVYPPGMGFGDVKLAGVLGLYLGYLGWAHVFAGTFAAFLFGGLWSLGLLIARRGTLKSAIPFGPFMLAGAAAAMLALPA, from the coding sequence GTGATCCGACGACTCGGCGAATTGTGGGGGACCAGTTTCCCGGCCTTCTGGCTGCTTCTCGCAGCATGTGTGTACTTTGCGATCATGGCTGCCCGCCTCACAGTCATTGATGTCCGTCACCACTTGCTGCCCAACCGAATCGTGTTCCCCTCCTACGCCATCGCGGGAGTGTTGTTGCTCGGCGCAGCGATCGCCGTCGCCGTAGGCGGAGCGGCTGGAACCCTCTCCGGCGGCCAGGCCGGAAACGTGCCCGACGGCGGTGCCTCCTTCCTGGGTGTGCCCGCCCTGGGAATTGTGGCCGGGGGAGTTGTGCTGTGGCTTTTCTACTTCATCCTGCGTTTGGTGTATCCGCCGGGGATGGGCTTCGGTGACGTCAAACTGGCCGGAGTCCTAGGCCTGTACCTTGGCTACCTGGGTTGGGCGCATGTCTTTGCGGGAACGTTTGCTGCGTTCCTCTTCGGCGGCCTGTGGAGCCTTGGGCTCTTGATCGCCCGGCGCGGGACGCTTAAGTCAGCAATACCCTTCGGGCCCTTCATGCTGGCCGGTGCGGCGGCGGCGATGCTTGCCCTGCCGGCCTGA
- a CDS encoding GNAT family N-acetyltransferase, which produces MNELTTIWPLFGLTLTTPRLELRPIQDADIPAAVTAALSGIHEPGKAPFGNPWTELPGDELGANMARWYWRCRAGMTPESWTLLLGIWRNNEFIGCQDVEAKNFPSLRTVSTGSWLKKGAQGQGLGKEMRAAALSYSFDYLNAEMATSEAATWNKQSLGVSASLGYEPNGVYRDVWGTNVRNIQRVRLTPEAFIRPDWELKVEGHEAAAKFLGL; this is translated from the coding sequence ATGAACGAGCTAACCACCATCTGGCCCCTTTTCGGTCTCACCTTGACCACACCCCGCTTGGAACTGCGACCCATCCAGGACGCTGACATCCCTGCAGCGGTCACTGCGGCCCTCAGCGGAATTCACGAACCCGGGAAGGCGCCCTTCGGCAACCCTTGGACGGAACTGCCCGGGGACGAGTTAGGCGCCAACATGGCGCGCTGGTACTGGCGCTGCCGTGCAGGAATGACCCCGGAATCATGGACGCTCCTGCTCGGCATCTGGCGCAACAACGAGTTCATTGGCTGTCAGGACGTGGAGGCGAAGAACTTCCCATCGCTAAGGACTGTTTCCACCGGCTCCTGGCTCAAGAAAGGCGCGCAAGGCCAAGGCCTCGGCAAGGAGATGCGTGCAGCCGCCCTGAGTTACTCCTTCGACTACCTGAACGCAGAGATGGCAACATCCGAAGCTGCCACATGGAACAAGCAATCCCTAGGCGTCTCCGCCAGCCTCGGCTATGAACCCAACGGCGTCTATCGCGACGTCTGGGGTACCAACGTCCGAAACATCCAGAGAGTCCGGCTCACCCCGGAAGCGTTTATTCGACCGGATTGGGAGCTAAAGGTCGAGGGCCACGAAGCCGCAGCCAAGTTCCTAGGTTTGTGA
- a CDS encoding PhoH family protein: MIDTSVLLSDPHALLRFAEHEVIVPIVVITELEGKRHDPELGYFARKALRLLDDLRIEHGGLNQPIPIGSDGGTLRVEMNHVSTEVLPAGFRGADNDSRILAVAKNLANEGRNVTVVSKDLPMRVKASAMGLLADEYRNELVKDSGWTGIAEIEASEDEITTLYGHEPVFIPAAAELPVNTGLVLLSNRGSALGRVGADKQVRLVKGDRDVFGLHGRSAEQRLAIDLLMDASVGIVSIGGRAGTGKSALALCAGLEAVLERREHRKVIVFRPLYAVGGQELGYLPGSEAEKMNPWAQAVFDTLGALVSQEVVEEVMDRGMLEVMPLTHIRGRSLHDAFVIVDEAQSLEKNVLLTVMSRIGQNSKIVLTHDVAQRDNLRVGRHDGVAAVVETLKGHPLFGHITLTRSERSPIAALVTELLEGAEI, translated from the coding sequence GTGATTGACACTTCCGTGTTGCTTTCCGATCCGCACGCCCTGTTGCGCTTCGCAGAGCACGAAGTCATTGTCCCGATCGTGGTCATCACTGAATTGGAAGGGAAACGCCACGATCCCGAGTTGGGCTACTTCGCCCGCAAGGCGCTCAGGCTCCTGGATGACCTGCGCATTGAGCATGGCGGGTTGAATCAACCCATCCCAATAGGATCTGACGGCGGTACTCTGCGTGTCGAGATGAACCACGTCTCCACCGAAGTCCTGCCTGCAGGATTCCGTGGGGCCGACAACGACAGCCGCATTCTGGCCGTCGCCAAGAATCTCGCCAACGAGGGCCGCAACGTCACGGTTGTTTCCAAAGACCTACCCATGCGCGTCAAAGCCTCCGCCATGGGGCTTTTGGCGGACGAGTACCGCAACGAACTCGTCAAGGACTCCGGGTGGACCGGCATCGCAGAGATCGAGGCCAGCGAGGACGAAATCACCACCCTCTACGGCCACGAACCGGTCTTCATCCCGGCCGCAGCCGAACTGCCGGTCAACACCGGCCTGGTGCTGCTCTCGAACCGGGGCTCGGCCTTGGGACGCGTTGGCGCAGACAAGCAGGTACGCCTGGTCAAGGGTGACCGTGATGTTTTCGGACTCCACGGCCGCTCGGCGGAGCAGCGGCTTGCCATTGATCTGCTCATGGATGCCAGCGTCGGAATCGTCTCGATCGGCGGCCGGGCGGGCACTGGAAAGTCGGCCCTGGCCCTGTGTGCCGGGCTCGAAGCAGTCCTGGAACGCCGCGAACACCGCAAAGTGATCGTTTTCCGGCCGCTGTACGCGGTGGGTGGACAGGAACTCGGCTACCTGCCGGGTTCCGAGGCAGAGAAGATGAACCCCTGGGCGCAGGCGGTCTTCGACACCCTCGGTGCACTCGTCAGCCAGGAAGTCGTGGAAGAAGTCATGGACCGGGGCATGCTCGAAGTCATGCCCCTGACCCACATCCGCGGACGCTCCCTCCACGACGCCTTCGTGATCGTGGACGAAGCCCAGTCGCTCGAAAAGAACGTGCTCCTCACCGTGATGAGCCGCATCGGACAGAACTCCAAGATCGTCCTGACTCACGACGTCGCACAGCGGGACAATCTCCGGGTCGGCCGGCACGACGGCGTTGCCGCCGTCGTCGAGACACTCAAGGGCCACCCGCTGTTCGGCCACATCACCCTGACCCGCTCCGAGCGATCGCCGATAGCCGCGCTCGTGACGGAACTGCTCGAAGGGGCTGAAATCTAA
- a CDS encoding isoprenyl transferase has translation MEWPGFLYGFYERKLLRSLKQDKIPRHIGVMVDGNRRWARQFNAPTSEGHQAGADKIHEFLGWCQELGVKVVTLYMLSTDNMNRSGEELELLMGIIANTLDRLDEDADISVHAMGAPELLPGYLAERLNKLTARTPIRERLHVNVAVGYGGRREIVDAVRELLHDAVAHGRDISELADELSVDDISRFLYTRGQPDPDLVIRTSGEQRLSGFLMWQSAYSEFYFCEALWPAFRKIDFLRALRDYAGRQRRFGS, from the coding sequence ATGGAGTGGCCCGGCTTCCTCTACGGCTTCTACGAGCGCAAGCTGCTCCGATCGCTCAAGCAGGACAAGATTCCCCGGCACATCGGTGTGATGGTGGACGGCAATCGCCGGTGGGCGCGGCAATTCAACGCTCCCACCAGCGAAGGCCACCAAGCAGGAGCGGACAAAATCCACGAGTTCCTGGGGTGGTGCCAGGAGCTGGGAGTCAAGGTTGTCACGCTGTACATGCTGTCAACGGACAACATGAACCGCTCCGGCGAAGAACTTGAACTCTTGATGGGCATCATCGCCAACACCCTGGATCGCCTGGATGAGGACGCTGATATCTCAGTCCACGCCATGGGTGCGCCCGAGCTCCTCCCGGGCTATCTCGCCGAGCGGCTCAACAAACTCACGGCCCGCACTCCGATCCGCGAGCGGCTGCACGTTAACGTGGCGGTCGGGTACGGCGGGCGGCGCGAGATCGTCGACGCCGTCCGGGAGCTGCTGCACGACGCCGTCGCGCACGGCCGCGACATCAGCGAGCTCGCCGACGAACTCTCAGTGGACGACATCTCACGCTTCCTCTATACCCGCGGCCAGCCTGACCCCGATCTCGTGATCCGCACATCAGGTGAGCAGCGCTTGTCCGGGTTCCTCATGTGGCAAAGCGCCTACAGCGAGTTCTATTTTTGCGAGGCACTTTGGCCCGCGTTCCGCAAGATCGATTTCCTCCGGGCCCTGCGGGACTACGCGGGCCGCCAGCGCCGCTTCGGTTCCTGA